One Halobacterium sp. DL1 DNA window includes the following coding sequences:
- a CDS encoding FAD-dependent oxidoreductase: MASNEHGGPRDADLPAADDRSDYDYVGEDVERPELVEALDERVDGDVRFDTYTRQMYATDASAYEVTPIGVVFPTGTADVASVVSYCAEREIPVLPRGGGTSLAGQAVNEAVVLDFMRYMNDVVDVRPDECEATTQAGAVLAELNQLLEPHDLKFAPDPAAGNRSAVGGAIGNNSTGAHSLKYGKTDAYVEECEVVLADGTVTTFGEMEIETLREEADADAEALLPRIYAGVLDILDQHADEVDARFPDLKRNVSGYNLDRLVDESRDGTVNLARLLAGSEGTLAVVTEATVSLEPIPETKSVTLLTYESVVDAVTDVQHVLEHDPAAVELIDDTLIDLASETAEFSDVVDLLPEETRAALLVEFYAEDDADGREKTANLVADRVRDGSGDEDRFAFDALEAHDDEERATYWKLRKSGLPILLGRTSDAKHFSFIEDCAIPPEHLPEFVTRFHEILDDNDTFASFYAHAGPGVLHVRPLVNMKTEPGLAAMEDIADRVTDMVVEFGGSVSGEHGDGRARTQWNRKLYGDDLWGAFRDLKTAFDPDWLLNPGQVCGDVSMTENLRFDPEYEFDAGLDPELNWPNENGFEGMVELCHGCGGCRTSQDTGGGVMCPTYRASEEEITSTRGRANMLRQSMSGDLPDDPTDDEFVDEVLDLCIGCKGCARDCPSEVDMAKLKAEVVHERHQREGASLRDKLFANVDTLAKFGSATAPVANRLPDLPGARALMEKTVGIARERTLPTFESETLQDWFDARGGARVDAADAEHRVVFFPDTYTNYSHPEIGKAAVRVLEAAGVHVALADRTDSGRPAHSKGFLDRARDTAAANVADLAPQVRDGWDVVLVEPSDAVMFQVDYLDLLSGDATETVAANTYGVCEYLDASGLDSEVAWDAHEVGVSYHGHCHQKASKKDHHAVGVLRRAGYPVDPVDSTCCGMAGSFGYEAEHHAMSTAIGDILVDQLDDSPGELAVAPGASCRTQLEDMLDEDARDASGIVPEDRESPPTPVEMLAAALDD; the protein is encoded by the coding sequence ATGGCTTCTAACGAGCACGGTGGGCCCCGGGACGCGGACCTCCCGGCGGCGGACGACCGGTCGGATTACGACTACGTGGGCGAGGACGTCGAGCGACCGGAGCTGGTCGAAGCGCTGGACGAACGTGTGGACGGCGACGTCCGCTTCGACACGTACACCCGTCAGATGTACGCGACGGACGCGTCGGCGTACGAGGTGACGCCCATTGGCGTCGTCTTCCCGACGGGGACAGCGGACGTCGCGTCCGTCGTCTCCTACTGCGCGGAGCGGGAGATACCCGTCCTGCCCCGCGGCGGCGGCACGAGTCTCGCCGGCCAGGCGGTCAACGAGGCGGTCGTCCTCGACTTCATGCGGTACATGAACGACGTCGTCGACGTCCGCCCAGACGAGTGCGAGGCGACCACGCAGGCCGGCGCCGTGCTCGCGGAACTCAACCAGTTGCTCGAACCGCACGACCTGAAGTTCGCGCCGGACCCGGCGGCCGGCAACCGGAGCGCCGTCGGCGGCGCAATCGGGAACAACTCCACGGGCGCGCACTCCCTGAAGTACGGGAAGACGGACGCCTACGTCGAGGAGTGCGAGGTGGTGCTCGCGGACGGGACCGTCACGACCTTCGGCGAGATGGAGATCGAGACCCTGCGCGAGGAGGCCGACGCTGACGCCGAGGCCCTCCTCCCGCGCATCTACGCGGGCGTCCTCGACATCCTCGACCAGCACGCCGACGAGGTCGACGCCCGGTTCCCGGACCTGAAGCGGAACGTCTCCGGCTACAACCTCGACCGACTCGTCGACGAGTCCCGGGACGGCACCGTCAACCTCGCGCGTCTGCTCGCGGGCAGCGAGGGGACCCTCGCCGTCGTCACGGAGGCCACTGTCTCCCTGGAACCCATCCCGGAGACGAAGTCGGTGACGCTGCTGACCTACGAGAGCGTCGTGGACGCAGTCACGGACGTCCAGCACGTCCTCGAACACGACCCCGCCGCGGTCGAACTCATCGACGACACGCTCATCGACCTCGCCAGCGAGACGGCGGAGTTCTCCGACGTGGTCGACCTGCTGCCCGAGGAGACGCGGGCCGCGCTGCTCGTGGAGTTCTACGCCGAGGACGACGCGGACGGCCGCGAGAAGACCGCCAACCTCGTCGCCGACCGCGTTCGCGACGGAAGCGGGGACGAAGACCGCTTCGCCTTCGACGCGCTGGAGGCCCACGACGACGAGGAGCGCGCGACCTACTGGAAACTCCGGAAGTCCGGGCTCCCCATCCTGCTCGGCCGGACGAGCGACGCCAAGCACTTCTCGTTCATCGAAGACTGCGCCATCCCGCCCGAACACCTCCCCGAGTTCGTCACGCGGTTCCACGAGATCCTCGACGACAACGACACGTTCGCGTCGTTCTACGCCCACGCCGGCCCCGGCGTCCTCCACGTACGCCCGCTGGTGAACATGAAGACCGAACCAGGCCTCGCGGCGATGGAGGACATCGCCGACCGCGTCACCGACATGGTCGTCGAGTTCGGTGGGAGCGTCTCCGGCGAACACGGCGACGGACGCGCGCGCACCCAGTGGAACCGGAAACTGTACGGCGACGACCTCTGGGGCGCGTTCCGCGACCTGAAGACGGCCTTCGACCCGGACTGGCTGCTCAACCCCGGCCAGGTCTGTGGCGACGTCTCGATGACGGAGAACCTCCGCTTCGACCCCGAGTACGAGTTCGACGCGGGCCTCGACCCCGAACTCAACTGGCCCAACGAGAACGGCTTCGAGGGGATGGTCGAACTCTGCCACGGCTGTGGCGGCTGTCGCACCAGCCAGGACACGGGCGGCGGCGTGATGTGCCCGACGTACCGGGCCTCCGAGGAGGAGATTACGTCCACGCGGGGTCGCGCGAACATGCTTCGCCAGTCGATGAGCGGCGACCTGCCCGACGACCCCACGGACGACGAGTTCGTCGACGAGGTGCTCGACCTCTGTATCGGCTGCAAGGGCTGTGCGCGTGACTGCCCGAGCGAGGTCGACATGGCGAAACTGAAGGCCGAAGTCGTCCACGAGCGCCACCAGCGCGAGGGCGCCAGCCTCCGTGACAAACTGTTCGCGAACGTGGACACGCTCGCGAAGTTCGGGAGCGCGACGGCGCCCGTCGCGAACCGCCTCCCCGACCTGCCGGGCGCGCGAGCACTCATGGAGAAGACGGTCGGTATCGCCCGCGAACGGACGCTGCCGACGTTCGAGAGCGAGACGCTCCAGGACTGGTTCGACGCGCGCGGCGGCGCTCGCGTCGACGCCGCGGACGCCGAACACCGGGTCGTCTTCTTCCCGGACACGTACACGAACTACAGCCACCCCGAGATCGGGAAGGCGGCCGTCCGGGTCCTCGAGGCCGCTGGCGTCCACGTCGCGCTCGCCGACCGCACGGACAGCGGTCGCCCCGCCCACTCGAAGGGGTTCCTCGACAGGGCGCGGGACACCGCCGCGGCGAACGTTGCCGACCTCGCTCCGCAGGTGCGGGACGGTTGGGACGTGGTGCTCGTCGAACCCTCCGACGCCGTGATGTTCCAGGTCGACTACCTCGACCTCCTCTCGGGCGACGCCACCGAGACCGTCGCCGCGAACACGTACGGGGTCTGCGAGTACCTCGACGCGTCCGGTCTGGACAGCGAGGTTGCGTGGGACGCCCACGAAGTCGGGGTGTCCTACCACGGCCACTGCCACCAGAAGGCCTCGAAGAAGGACCACCACGCGGTGGGCGTGCTGCGCCGCGCGGGCTACCCCGTCGACCCCGTCGACTCGACGTGCTGCGGGATGGCCGGCTCGTTCGGCTACGAGGCCGAACACCATGCTATGAGCACGGCCATCGGCGACATCCTCGTCGACCAGCTCGACGACAGCCCCGGCGAACTCGCCGTCGCGCCCGGCGCGTCCTGCCGGACGCAACTCGAGGACATGCTCGACGAGGACGCCCGGGACGCCAGCGGAATCGTCCCGGAGGACCGCGAGAGCCCCCCGACGCCCGTGGAGATGCTCGCGGCCGCACTCGACGACTGA
- a CDS encoding long-chain fatty acid--CoA ligase (activates fatty acids by binding to coenzyme A), producing MTMDYDLTITKFLERANDLFDHKEIVTALPDGSTHRYTYGDAYERISQLAHALDDYGMDPGDRSGVMAVNHFRHYELYFGPSCSARSIHMVNHRLPEHHLVEIINEAEDRLMFVDPQFVDTLEPIADELETVEQYVVLGDEDDVPDTSLEPVTDYESFIAGYDTDYDWPEMDEERESALCYTSGTTGLPKGVQYTHRGQFLHTMMHSHVDVFAVSESDVVMPVVPMFHVNGWGFPYTTTFTGAKIVLPGQHTDPDDLIPIIQDEDVTIAAAVPTVWMEVDRIIEESDDMGPEVLESLQDVLIGGSSPPESLIRKYDEVYEAPIGQGYGMTEASPHLANTLMTTEVKQLSESEQDRLRMKAGVPAPGVKIRLRDEDDEDVPHDGESPGEVQARAPWLAGEYYERPDATEASFSDDGWFCSGDVATLDEYGYLDVVDRLDDVIKSGGEWISSIELENALIGHDGVEEATVIGVPHEKWQERPVAYVVTADGVTVDDLREYLLEQFPKWWLPDRFEFVDKVPKTTTGKFDKKVLVEQFESEHGSLPVED from the coding sequence ATGACGATGGACTACGACCTGACGATCACGAAGTTCCTGGAGCGCGCGAACGACCTCTTCGACCACAAGGAGATCGTCACCGCGCTCCCCGACGGCAGCACGCACCGGTACACGTACGGCGACGCCTACGAGCGAATCAGCCAGCTCGCCCACGCACTCGACGACTACGGGATGGATCCCGGCGATCGCTCGGGCGTGATGGCGGTCAACCACTTCCGCCACTACGAGCTCTACTTCGGGCCGTCGTGCAGCGCGCGCAGCATCCACATGGTGAACCACCGGCTCCCCGAACACCACCTCGTCGAGATTATCAACGAGGCCGAAGACCGGTTGATGTTCGTCGACCCGCAGTTCGTCGACACCCTCGAACCCATCGCGGACGAACTCGAGACGGTCGAGCAGTACGTCGTGCTCGGCGACGAGGACGACGTCCCGGACACCTCCCTCGAACCGGTGACGGACTACGAGTCGTTCATCGCGGGCTACGACACCGACTACGACTGGCCCGAGATGGACGAGGAACGCGAGAGCGCGCTCTGCTACACCTCCGGAACGACGGGGTTACCGAAGGGCGTCCAGTACACCCACCGCGGCCAGTTCCTCCACACGATGATGCACAGCCACGTCGACGTCTTCGCGGTCAGCGAGTCCGACGTGGTGATGCCCGTGGTGCCGATGTTCCACGTCAACGGCTGGGGGTTCCCCTACACGACGACGTTCACGGGCGCGAAGATCGTGCTGCCCGGCCAGCACACCGACCCCGATGACCTCATTCCCATCATCCAGGACGAGGACGTGACCATCGCGGCCGCCGTCCCCACTGTGTGGATGGAGGTCGACCGCATCATCGAGGAATCCGACGACATGGGCCCGGAGGTCCTCGAGAGCCTCCAGGATGTCCTCATCGGCGGGAGCTCCCCACCCGAATCGCTCATCCGGAAGTACGACGAGGTGTACGAGGCGCCCATCGGGCAGGGCTACGGGATGACCGAGGCGTCCCCCCACCTCGCGAACACGCTGATGACGACCGAGGTGAAACAGCTCTCGGAGTCCGAACAGGACCGCCTCCGCATGAAGGCAGGCGTTCCGGCGCCGGGCGTGAAGATTCGGCTCCGTGACGAGGACGACGAAGACGTGCCCCACGACGGGGAGAGCCCGGGCGAGGTCCAGGCGCGAGCGCCGTGGCTCGCCGGCGAGTACTACGAGCGCCCCGACGCCACCGAGGCCTCCTTCAGCGACGACGGCTGGTTCTGCAGCGGCGACGTCGCGACGCTCGACGAGTACGGCTACCTCGACGTCGTCGACCGACTCGACGACGTGATCAAGAGCGGCGGCGAGTGGATCTCCTCCATCGAACTGGAGAACGCCCTCATCGGGCACGACGGCGTCGAGGAGGCGACCGTCATCGGCGTCCCCCACGAGAAGTGGCAGGAACGCCCCGTTGCGTACGTCGTCACGGCCGACGGCGTGACCGTCGACGACCTGCGCGAGTACCTCCTCGAGCAGTTCCCGAAGTGGTGGCTGCCGGACCGCTTCGAGTTCGTCGACAAAGTGCCGAAGACGACCACCGGGAAGTTCGACAAGAAGGTGCTCGTCGAGCAGTTCGAGTCCGAGCACGGGTCGCTGCCCGTCGAGGACTGA
- a CDS encoding glyoxalase — protein sequence MVRASLNHVSVLARDLEASAEFYCDVLGLERVPAPKFEVPVQWLQAESGQIHLFERDMEPVPYYHFGVTVDDFEGVYQRAKSDGLFANWGESSNASVYELPDGGAQMYVNDPEGNLVEVDYPDFDAVDKSIVEEVVNRDDLIPQTGAAANATLNLSPVGRENE from the coding sequence ATGGTGCGTGCTAGTCTCAACCACGTGAGTGTGCTTGCCAGGGACCTGGAGGCCTCCGCGGAGTTCTACTGCGACGTGCTCGGCCTGGAGCGAGTTCCGGCGCCGAAGTTCGAGGTGCCGGTGCAGTGGCTGCAGGCCGAGTCCGGCCAGATTCACCTCTTCGAACGCGACATGGAGCCGGTCCCGTACTACCACTTCGGGGTCACCGTCGACGACTTCGAGGGTGTCTACCAGCGGGCCAAGTCCGACGGCCTGTTCGCGAACTGGGGCGAGAGTTCGAACGCGAGCGTCTACGAACTCCCCGACGGCGGCGCCCAGATGTACGTCAACGACCCAGAGGGGAACCTCGTCGAGGTGGACTACCCGGACTTCGACGCCGTCGACAAGTCCATCGTCGAGGAGGTGGTGAACCGCGACGACCTCATCCCGCAGACGGGTGCCGCCGCGAACGCGACGCTCAACCTCTCGCCGGTGGGCCGCGAGAACGAGTAG
- a CDS encoding AsnC family transcriptional regulator, with translation MSSYGPDDVVSPRNIVILKSRVANPTASTRELSEILEADYGIELSHNRISEILREMAEDGLYRETVIPDQSIFNHYLFRLSFHYPNFADQWEDCYWALRDDPHVLMFFNADSEYHWQFITQFRTNDRMQRWIHEFFKEFGEFISGFHNTVLHQVHKFQTDAAVFDEMLRETPEGRAYLAENDSE, from the coding sequence ATGTCATCGTACGGGCCGGACGACGTCGTCTCCCCCCGGAACATCGTCATCCTGAAGTCGCGCGTGGCGAACCCCACCGCGTCCACGCGGGAGCTGAGCGAGATACTGGAGGCCGACTACGGCATCGAACTCTCGCACAACCGCATCAGCGAGATCCTCCGAGAGATGGCCGAGGACGGCCTCTACCGGGAGACGGTTATCCCCGACCAGAGCATCTTCAACCACTACCTCTTCCGGCTCTCCTTTCACTACCCCAACTTCGCTGACCAGTGGGAGGACTGCTACTGGGCGCTCCGGGACGACCCCCACGTGTTGATGTTCTTCAACGCGGACTCGGAGTACCACTGGCAGTTCATCACCCAGTTCCGCACTAACGACCGGATGCAGCGCTGGATTCACGAGTTCTTCAAGGAGTTCGGCGAGTTCATCTCCGGGTTCCACAACACCGTCCTCCACCAGGTCCACAAGTTCCAGACGGACGCCGCGGTGTTCGACGAGATGCTCCGGGAGACGCCGGAGGGACGCGCCTACCTCGCCGAGAACGACTCCGAGTAA
- a CDS encoding amidase has product MPRSDESAFGAPTRDEIASYATDLGIPLSDAEAEDYEALVGDAVSGSDPIRHASPFDPGLEPDDFAGRSGGRRPDEDEDPLNAWLRFTDVSGADDGPLAGVSVGLKDSIALAGVELTLGSSVMEGFVPTIDATVVHRLRDAGADVAGKLNMESFAWSGTGDTSDYGPVTNPHSADHLAGGSSSGSGAAPANGDCDVALGTDQAGSVRIPSSWCGLVGIKPTHGLVPYTGVVPLERSIDHVGPMGTSVDIVAKTLEVIAGEDTAQGVRLDERQPTGVGADDYVGATAESAGGLSVGVLDEGFGWEFSEAAVDEAVRSATDVFEDAGVTVDSVSVPRHRQSMAAWGAIATQGGARLLREGSVGTNHDGWSWPQLARSMDSFRRARARDLPPTVKRSLFAAAFLESEHGVEPYAKARSVAMAAERDYDDVLADYDALLLPTTVVRAFEKAPEMGRVESLRREVATIANTCMFNLTGHPAISVPCAKPDGLPVGMMLVGAHGDESTLFTLAAAFEDATDWEQRE; this is encoded by the coding sequence GTGCCGCGGAGCGACGAGTCGGCGTTCGGGGCGCCGACCCGGGACGAGATAGCGTCGTACGCTACCGACCTTGGCATCCCGTTGAGCGACGCCGAAGCCGAAGATTACGAGGCGCTCGTCGGCGACGCCGTCAGCGGCTCGGACCCGATTCGACACGCCTCGCCGTTCGACCCAGGGCTGGAACCCGACGACTTCGCGGGCAGGAGCGGCGGGCGCCGGCCGGACGAGGACGAGGACCCGCTGAACGCGTGGCTCCGGTTCACGGACGTTTCGGGGGCCGATGACGGGCCGCTCGCCGGTGTTTCCGTCGGCCTGAAGGACTCCATCGCGCTCGCGGGCGTGGAACTGACACTCGGGTCTTCGGTGATGGAGGGGTTCGTCCCGACCATCGACGCGACGGTGGTTCACCGGCTCCGCGACGCCGGCGCGGACGTCGCCGGGAAGCTAAACATGGAGAGCTTCGCGTGGTCGGGGACCGGCGACACGAGCGACTACGGGCCGGTGACGAACCCGCACTCCGCGGACCACCTCGCGGGCGGGTCGTCGAGTGGGTCAGGCGCGGCGCCCGCAAACGGCGACTGTGACGTCGCCCTCGGCACCGACCAGGCGGGGTCGGTCAGGATTCCGAGTTCGTGGTGCGGGCTGGTCGGCATCAAACCGACCCACGGCCTCGTCCCGTACACCGGCGTCGTCCCGCTCGAGCGGAGCATCGACCACGTCGGGCCGATGGGGACGTCCGTGGACATCGTCGCGAAGACGCTGGAAGTCATCGCCGGTGAGGACACCGCCCAGGGCGTCCGACTGGACGAGCGGCAGCCGACTGGCGTGGGAGCCGACGACTACGTCGGAGCGACCGCGGAGAGCGCGGGCGGGCTCTCGGTCGGAGTGTTGGACGAGGGGTTCGGCTGGGAGTTCTCCGAGGCCGCCGTCGACGAGGCGGTGCGAAGTGCGACCGACGTGTTCGAGGATGCCGGCGTCACCGTGGACAGCGTGAGCGTGCCGCGACACCGCCAGTCGATGGCCGCGTGGGGCGCCATCGCCACCCAGGGCGGCGCGCGACTCCTCCGGGAAGGGAGCGTCGGCACGAACCACGACGGGTGGTCGTGGCCGCAACTCGCGCGATCGATGGACTCCTTCCGGCGCGCCCGGGCCCGCGACCTGCCGCCGACTGTCAAGCGGTCGCTGTTCGCGGCCGCGTTCCTGGAGTCCGAGCACGGCGTCGAACCGTACGCCAAGGCGCGGAGCGTCGCGATGGCGGCCGAGCGCGACTACGACGACGTCCTCGCGGACTACGACGCGCTCCTGTTGCCCACCACCGTCGTCCGCGCGTTCGAGAAAGCCCCCGAGATGGGGCGCGTCGAGTCGCTCCGACGCGAGGTGGCGACCATCGCGAACACCTGCATGTTCAACCTCACCGGCCACCCCGCCATCTCGGTGCCGTGTGCGAAACCCGACGGTTTGCCCGTCGGCATGATGCTGGTCGGCGCGCACGGCGACGAGTCGACGCTGTTCACGCTCGCCGCGGCGTTCGAGGACGCCACCGACTGGGAGCAGCGCGAGTAG
- a CDS encoding 3-hydroxybutyryl-CoA dehydrogenase, which translates to MVERDIETVTLLGAGSMGHGIAEIAAIAGYEVVLRDLEMELVEDGLEQVEWSLGKLEEKGKIDESADDVRARMHGETDLATAVADADLVVEAIPENLDLKKQTFAEVDEHAPDHAILASNTSGLSITAIGAATNRPEQVVGTHFFNPPVKMDLVEVVHGEQTSDATLETVHEFVDDLGKRAIDVKRDVHGFIVNNVMLPFMEEAAWMLADGDATVQQADAAMVYKRGYPMGPFELADYTGIDIAYHFREDTDLDSPPTIAEKVENENLGKKTGQGFYDWEADGPNYEPGDGDGFDTLRVEARMVNEAARLVGGDVATPDDIDLGSRLGARFPEGVCRLGDQIGLDSVLEKLSSLHEETGAARFEPADYLVEMVEDGRTGVDAGEGFHDYHGDGPYQYINKTLDDRGVLEIEFDRPERLNAFSETMFGEVEAALENADTDEVSCVVFSGAGDDAFSSGADITGFMTASPTELMDVDETIVAIDEFERPTVAAIDGFCLGAGFEIALACDLRVATEDSTFGSPEINLGLIPGGGGTQRLTRIVGEGRAKELVFRGEQIPAERAQDWGLVNRAVPDEEFDDTVAEFVDDLANGPSTALKVAKRVIDDGQDTSLKAGLDAESQGFGLLTTTDDMVEGVTAFRDDREPEFE; encoded by the coding sequence ATGGTAGAACGTGACATAGAGACCGTGACCTTGCTCGGTGCGGGGAGCATGGGCCACGGCATCGCCGAAATCGCCGCTATCGCTGGCTACGAGGTGGTGCTTCGGGACCTCGAGATGGAGCTCGTCGAGGACGGACTCGAACAGGTCGAGTGGAGCCTCGGCAAACTCGAGGAGAAGGGGAAGATAGACGAATCGGCCGACGACGTACGCGCCCGGATGCACGGCGAGACGGACCTCGCGACGGCCGTCGCGGACGCGGACCTCGTCGTCGAGGCGATTCCGGAGAACCTCGACCTGAAGAAACAGACGTTCGCCGAGGTCGACGAACACGCGCCCGACCACGCGATTCTGGCGTCGAATACGTCCGGACTCAGCATCACCGCCATCGGCGCGGCCACGAACCGCCCAGAGCAGGTGGTGGGGACGCACTTCTTCAATCCGCCAGTGAAGATGGACCTCGTGGAGGTCGTCCACGGCGAGCAAACCAGCGACGCGACCCTCGAGACCGTCCACGAGTTCGTCGACGACCTGGGAAAGCGCGCCATCGACGTCAAACGCGACGTCCACGGCTTCATCGTGAACAACGTGATGCTGCCGTTCATGGAGGAGGCCGCGTGGATGCTCGCCGACGGCGACGCCACGGTCCAGCAGGCCGACGCCGCGATGGTGTACAAGCGCGGCTACCCGATGGGGCCGTTCGAACTCGCCGACTACACGGGCATCGACATCGCCTACCACTTCCGCGAGGACACCGACCTCGACTCGCCGCCGACCATCGCCGAGAAGGTCGAGAACGAGAACCTCGGGAAGAAGACGGGACAGGGCTTCTACGACTGGGAGGCCGATGGGCCAAACTATGAACCCGGTGACGGCGACGGCTTCGACACGCTTCGCGTCGAGGCCCGCATGGTCAACGAGGCCGCGCGACTCGTCGGCGGCGACGTGGCGACGCCCGACGACATTGACCTCGGGAGCCGCCTCGGCGCTCGGTTCCCGGAGGGCGTCTGCCGCCTCGGCGACCAGATCGGTCTCGATTCGGTCCTCGAGAAGCTCAGTTCGCTCCACGAGGAGACAGGCGCGGCCCGGTTCGAACCGGCCGACTATCTCGTCGAAATGGTCGAGGACGGGCGGACGGGCGTCGACGCGGGCGAGGGCTTCCACGACTACCACGGCGACGGGCCCTACCAGTACATCAACAAGACCCTCGATGACCGCGGCGTCCTCGAGATAGAGTTCGACCGGCCGGAGCGCCTGAACGCCTTCTCCGAGACGATGTTCGGGGAGGTCGAGGCCGCCCTCGAGAACGCCGACACCGACGAGGTGTCGTGTGTCGTCTTCTCGGGCGCCGGCGACGACGCGTTCAGTTCCGGCGCGGACATCACGGGCTTCATGACCGCGTCGCCGACCGAGCTGATGGACGTCGACGAGACCATCGTCGCCATCGACGAGTTCGAGCGGCCGACGGTCGCGGCCATCGACGGCTTCTGCCTGGGCGCGGGCTTCGAAATCGCGCTCGCCTGCGACCTCCGGGTTGCGACCGAGGACTCGACGTTCGGCTCCCCGGAGATAAACCTGGGACTCATCCCGGGCGGCGGCGGCACCCAGCGCCTCACCCGCATCGTCGGGGAGGGCCGCGCGAAGGAACTCGTCTTCCGCGGGGAGCAGATTCCCGCCGAGCGAGCCCAGGACTGGGGGCTCGTCAACCGCGCTGTTCCGGACGAAGAGTTCGACGACACGGTCGCGGAGTTCGTCGACGACCTCGCGAACGGCCCGTCGACGGCGCTGAAGGTCGCCAAGCGCGTCATCGACGACGGCCAGGACACGAGTCTGAAGGCCGGCCTCGACGCGGAGAGCCAGGGCTTCGGCCTGCTCACGACGACCGACGACATGGTCGAGGGCGTGACGGCGTTCAGAGACGACCGCGAACCGGAGTTCGAGTGA
- a CDS encoding acetyl-CoA acetyltransferase translates to MPRNAAIVGGGHADWGKRAATWKDLAQEAGKATFDDVDGLGPDDVEGLFLGAVQPERFAFQSHVAPLAAELLGVDVTKMIARTELACASGQAALRYAWLAIAAGQLDVALVLGVEKMNLGDDYVAETQASMTNVLDREFDGVNGLNAPSFFSMFAQRHMHEYGTTREQLAKVSVKNKNHAANNPYAQFQQEVDVDDVLDSYPIAPPLCLLDCSGITDGAAGLLLVSEEKARELTDTAAYVTGSGQSCMAANSINNLPSFSAWPQATQAAEEAYDQAGIEDPVKELDVAEIHDCFSISEIIEYEDLGWVEKGEGGQFIEDGRSELDGDIAVNPRGGLLGCGHPLGATGVSQALEVYKQFTGEVESARQVPDSPETGLIHNLSGSGSVHSVMTLARDPQ, encoded by the coding sequence ATGCCCCGGAACGCAGCAATCGTCGGCGGCGGACACGCGGACTGGGGCAAGCGGGCGGCCACGTGGAAAGACCTCGCCCAGGAGGCGGGGAAGGCAACCTTCGACGACGTCGACGGCCTCGGCCCCGACGACGTCGAGGGGCTGTTCCTCGGCGCGGTCCAGCCCGAGCGCTTCGCGTTCCAGAGCCACGTCGCGCCGCTCGCGGCGGAACTGCTCGGCGTCGACGTGACGAAGATGATAGCGCGGACGGAGCTCGCGTGCGCGAGCGGGCAGGCCGCGCTGCGGTACGCGTGGCTCGCCATCGCCGCGGGCCAGCTAGACGTCGCGCTCGTGCTCGGCGTCGAGAAGATGAACCTCGGCGACGACTACGTCGCGGAGACGCAAGCGAGCATGACGAACGTGCTCGACCGAGAGTTCGACGGCGTGAACGGCCTCAACGCGCCGTCGTTCTTCTCGATGTTCGCCCAGCGGCACATGCACGAGTACGGAACGACCCGCGAGCAGCTCGCGAAGGTCAGCGTGAAGAACAAGAACCACGCCGCGAACAACCCGTACGCGCAGTTCCAGCAGGAGGTCGACGTCGACGACGTCCTCGACTCCTACCCAATCGCGCCGCCGCTGTGCCTGCTCGACTGCAGCGGCATCACGGACGGCGCCGCCGGCCTCCTGCTCGTCAGTGAGGAGAAGGCCCGCGAACTCACGGACACCGCGGCCTACGTCACGGGCAGCGGCCAGTCCTGCATGGCGGCCAACTCCATCAACAACCTCCCGTCGTTCTCGGCGTGGCCCCAGGCCACCCAGGCCGCCGAGGAGGCCTACGACCAGGCCGGCATCGAGGACCCCGTGAAGGAACTCGACGTCGCGGAGATACACGACTGCTTCTCCATCAGCGAGATCATCGAGTACGAGGACCTCGGCTGGGTGGAGAAGGGCGAGGGCGGCCAGTTCATCGAGGACGGCCGCAGCGAACTCGACGGCGACATCGCCGTCAACCCGCGGGGCGGCCTGCTGGGCTGTGGCCACCCGCTCGGCGCGACCGGCGTCTCCCAGGCGCTCGAAGTGTACAAGCAGTTCACGGGCGAAGTCGAGTCCGCACGACAGGTGCCGGACAGCCCGGAGACGGGGCTCATCCACAACCTCAGCGGGAGCGGCTCCGTCCACAGCGTCATGACGCTCGCGAGGGACCCACAATGA